From the genome of Desulfobotulus pelophilus, one region includes:
- a CDS encoding ABC transporter ATP-binding protein produces MDKRFETLVLSGVSKTFMDGVEPVPVLKDVNWTLSRQDSIAIVGPSGIGKSTLLHILGALDRPDRGSLLLDDRDILRLDDGGLARIRNEVMGFVFQFHHMLPEFSTLENVMMPARIGNMPFKEAKKKAAALLDRVGLSHRLDHRTAQLSGGEQQRAALARALIMSPSFLFADEPTGNLDIENSRKVHELLLEVHREWECGLVVVTHNLRLASMMKKKVTLKQGHIDEQSVAGLVAL; encoded by the coding sequence ATGGATAAACGGTTTGAAACTCTGGTTCTTTCCGGAGTGAGCAAAACTTTTATGGATGGGGTTGAGCCCGTCCCTGTGCTCAAAGATGTCAACTGGACTTTGAGTCGTCAGGACAGCATTGCCATTGTTGGTCCTTCGGGGATTGGAAAATCGACACTTCTGCATATTCTTGGAGCTTTGGATCGTCCTGACAGAGGATCTCTTTTGCTGGATGATCGTGATATTCTTCGTCTGGATGATGGGGGACTGGCACGGATCCGCAATGAGGTTATGGGATTTGTTTTCCAGTTTCACCATATGCTGCCTGAATTTTCTACCCTAGAAAATGTCATGATGCCGGCGAGGATAGGAAACATGCCCTTCAAAGAGGCAAAGAAAAAGGCCGCAGCTCTTCTGGATCGGGTGGGGCTTTCCCATCGTCTGGACCATAGGACAGCGCAGCTCTCCGGAGGGGAGCAGCAAAGAGCTGCTCTGGCAAGGGCCCTTATCATGTCCCCGTCTTTTCTTTTTGCGGATGAGCCCACGGGTAACCTTGATATTGAAAACAGCCGAAAGGTCCATGAGCTCCTTTTAGAAGTACACAGGGAGTGGGAGTGCGGGCTGGTTGTGGTTACCCATAATCTTCGTCTTGCCAGTATGATGAAAAAGAAAGTTACCCTGAAACAAGGGCATATTGACGAGCAGAGTGTTGCCGGTCTGGTCGCATTGTGA
- the bamA gene encoding outer membrane protein assembly factor BamA, which translates to MNRSFVCGFWLLVMMMMGSFSVYAADAHKVWISPFAVEGDPRSADLGRQVAERIKRELGTAGLSPVIGEEVVRNVQGARQRMESADAQIAIWGRLLLDNGGFRLSAFVYAEESERRFIEEGTAIDTLYLSAASLSHKIADFLVGKETVALVEVEGNQRIEDAAILRVIQSGPGDVYLQQALSRDLQAIYDMGYFDDIQVAVEEREVGKVVIFKVKEKPTVRQIFIRGNRVYKSDKVLESVTTKTGAILNVFQVRRDMERIRDLYRSKNYHHTEVKYEIRELENNQADLTFVISEGEKVKVTEILFEGRQDFTRRQLMKQIGTSEKGFFSWLTGSGELKRESIQQDAARLTAFYHNEGYVDARVSEPEVVLDGSEAMVKFRIHEGQRFRVGKISVGGDQLFSEEVLLAITSIGKEEWYKRDVVHADMMALTDLYGDAGYANTDVYPQLRKDPEEGVVDIRYTVHQGSLVYIDRIEITGNVKTRDKVIRRQIPLLEQELYSGSRIKRASRNLNRLDYFEDVRLEIERTSDPEKVDLVVSVEEKPTGMFTFGAGYSSQDNLFGQVSVTQRNFRGKGQTLNLRADVGSSSTRYTLSFTEPYLFDKPLSAGFDLYNWDREYDDYTRKSTGGTIRLGYPVWDYTRFFVSYGFETFDVKVDQGKEQWVNEDILAMEDLDTASTLTLSLNYDSTNRLFNPSEGSNHRLTVKHAGGPLGGDIAFTKYTLEAGHYVPMFWETVFFMHGETGYVHKNSDGHLPDYEKFYLGGLNSLRGYKWRDVAVYYDGDYTYLDENGETQTAPYSKNKGGDKFIQANFEFIFPLVKEAGLMGLVFYDIGNVFDTNEDILLDDLKRSTGYGIRWFSPIGPIRLEYGIPLDKIDGEKQGGRWEFTMGGAF; encoded by the coding sequence ATGAATCGGAGTTTTGTCTGCGGCTTCTGGCTGCTTGTTATGATGATGATGGGAAGTTTTTCAGTTTATGCTGCGGATGCCCATAAGGTATGGATATCTCCTTTTGCCGTAGAAGGGGATCCACGCTCGGCGGATCTTGGCAGGCAGGTGGCGGAACGGATCAAGCGGGAGCTGGGCACGGCCGGGTTGTCCCCTGTTATCGGAGAAGAGGTTGTTAGAAATGTTCAGGGTGCCCGTCAGCGTATGGAATCGGCAGATGCACAGATAGCCATATGGGGCCGATTGCTTCTGGATAACGGTGGGTTCAGGCTTTCAGCTTTTGTATATGCAGAGGAGAGTGAACGTCGTTTTATTGAAGAGGGCACTGCTATTGATACTCTCTATCTGTCAGCTGCTTCATTGTCCCACAAAATTGCCGATTTTCTGGTGGGAAAAGAAACCGTTGCCCTGGTGGAAGTGGAAGGAAATCAGCGTATAGAAGATGCTGCCATTCTACGGGTTATTCAGAGCGGTCCGGGTGATGTGTATCTGCAACAGGCTCTTTCCCGAGATCTTCAAGCCATTTATGACATGGGATATTTTGATGATATTCAGGTGGCCGTTGAGGAGAGGGAAGTCGGAAAAGTTGTTATTTTTAAAGTTAAGGAAAAGCCAACAGTCCGTCAGATATTCATCCGTGGCAACCGTGTGTATAAAAGCGATAAGGTTCTTGAATCTGTTACCACCAAAACGGGTGCAATCCTGAATGTTTTTCAGGTGCGTAGGGATATGGAAAGGATTCGGGATCTTTACAGGAGTAAAAACTATCATCATACAGAAGTGAAGTATGAAATCCGGGAGCTTGAGAACAATCAGGCTGACCTTACCTTTGTTATATCGGAAGGTGAAAAGGTTAAGGTTACAGAGATTCTTTTTGAAGGGCGTCAGGATTTTACCCGCCGACAGCTCATGAAGCAGATAGGAACTTCTGAAAAGGGGTTTTTCTCATGGCTGACGGGTTCTGGTGAATTAAAAAGAGAGTCTATTCAGCAGGATGCTGCACGATTGACAGCCTTTTATCATAATGAGGGCTACGTGGATGCAAGGGTATCGGAACCGGAAGTTGTGCTGGATGGGTCGGAAGCAATGGTGAAATTCCGGATCCATGAAGGGCAGCGGTTCCGGGTGGGTAAAATCAGTGTCGGTGGAGATCAGCTCTTTTCTGAAGAAGTTCTGCTTGCCATAACTTCCATAGGAAAAGAAGAATGGTACAAAAGAGATGTTGTCCATGCAGACATGATGGCACTGACCGATCTTTATGGCGATGCGGGCTATGCCAATACAGATGTTTATCCACAGTTGCGCAAGGATCCTGAAGAAGGTGTTGTGGATATCCGCTATACCGTTCATCAGGGAAGTCTTGTCTATATAGATCGTATTGAGATAACGGGTAACGTCAAGACCCGTGACAAAGTCATACGCAGGCAGATCCCTCTTCTGGAGCAGGAACTGTACAGCGGAAGCCGGATTAAAAGGGCAAGCCGAAATTTAAACAGGCTGGATTACTTTGAGGATGTCCGGCTTGAAATTGAGCGTACCTCTGATCCAGAAAAAGTTGATCTTGTGGTCAGTGTGGAGGAGAAACCCACCGGCATGTTTACCTTTGGTGCGGGTTACAGCTCTCAGGATAATCTTTTCGGGCAGGTTTCCGTGACCCAGAGGAATTTCAGGGGTAAGGGGCAGACCCTGAATCTGCGGGCCGATGTTGGGAGTAGTTCCACGCGGTATACCTTAAGTTTCACGGAACCTTATCTGTTTGACAAACCACTTTCTGCCGGATTTGATCTGTATAACTGGGACAGGGAGTATGATGATTATACAAGGAAGAGTACGGGGGGAACCATCCGGCTGGGGTACCCTGTATGGGATTATACCCGTTTTTTTGTCTCCTATGGCTTTGAAACCTTTGATGTGAAGGTGGATCAGGGAAAGGAACAGTGGGTCAATGAGGATATTCTTGCCATGGAGGATCTGGATACGGCCAGTACCCTTACTTTAAGCCTGAACTATGACTCGACCAACAGGCTCTTTAATCCGTCAGAAGGCAGCAACCATCGCCTGACGGTTAAGCATGCCGGTGGACCTCTGGGTGGTGATATTGCGTTTACTAAATATACGCTGGAGGCAGGTCATTATGTGCCCATGTTCTGGGAAACGGTTTTTTTTATGCATGGAGAAACGGGATATGTGCATAAAAACAGCGATGGACATCTGCCGGACTATGAGAAGTTTTATCTCGGCGGTCTGAATTCTCTGAGGGGCTATAAATGGCGGGATGTGGCCGTATATTATGATGGTGATTATACCTACCTTGATGAAAATGGAGAAACTCAGACAGCTCCCTACAGCAAAAATAAAGGTGGGGATAAATTCATACAGGCGAATTTTGAGTTTATTTTTCCTCTCGTGAAGGAAGCCGGACTGATGGGGCTTGTCTTTTATGATATAGGCAATGTTTTTGATACCAATGAAGACATTCTTCTGGATGACCTGAAAAGAAGTACAGGGTATGGTATTCGATGGTTTTCTCCCATTGGGCCCATTCGTTTGGAATATGGGATTCCTCTGGATAAAATTGATGGAGAAAAGCAGGGTGGCCGCTGGGAATTCACCATGGGCGGTGCTTTCTGA
- a CDS encoding OmpH family outer membrane protein: MNNIARLVQVMVISLMIAGTSMAADVAKIGIFDFETFLRNSKAGQQAKEQVAAEARQLESQLEVKKEEIEKLRESLMREAMVLSDEARGQRERDLQIKAMDLRNMEQRFTRSFNQQQNEIMSRIQGQVRELIQDIGEKENYLLILENIGVVYAPDRVDITERLIQKHDEKYGKSGS, from the coding sequence ATGAACAACATAGCCCGTCTCGTACAGGTAATGGTTATTTCCCTGATGATTGCAGGAACATCCATGGCTGCGGATGTAGCCAAAATTGGTATTTTCGATTTTGAAACTTTTTTAAGAAATTCCAAAGCCGGACAACAGGCTAAGGAGCAGGTTGCTGCGGAAGCCCGCCAGCTGGAATCCCAGCTGGAAGTAAAAAAAGAAGAAATAGAGAAGCTTCGGGAGAGCCTGATGCGTGAAGCCATGGTACTTTCGGATGAAGCCAGAGGGCAGAGGGAACGTGATCTGCAGATAAAAGCCATGGATCTCAGGAATATGGAACAGCGGTTTACCCGTAGTTTCAACCAGCAGCAGAATGAAATTATGTCTCGGATTCAGGGTCAGGTCAGGGAGTTGATTCAGGACATCGGAGAGAAGGAAAACTATCTGCTGATTCTTGAAAATATTGGTGTTGTCTATGCCCCGGACCGAGTGGATATTACGGAGCGTCTTATCCAGAAACATGACGAAAAATACGGAAAAAGCGGATCATGA
- the lpxD gene encoding UDP-3-O-(3-hydroxymyristoyl)glucosamine N-acyltransferase encodes MTRVFRLYELAEACDAITAGDASFEVSGIAPLESAGPGDLALAMNAQYLRQAASSSAGAFIVGPGAESVLPGRNLILSSSPYWAFAAILKLFYPDPAPCHRIHATTVVGRDFMCRGRLFTDAYVVIGNGVSVGDGCRIGAGTAIGDGCMLGDHCRISPNVTLYPGTRIGNRVRIHSGSVIGADGFGFAPKDGQWEKIPHSGAVEIDDDVEIGAGSTLDRGTFGLTRIGRGVKIDDQVHIGHNVSIGDHSLLVAQVGIAGSTRVGKHTVLAGKVGVSGHIHIGDGVQVGPMSGVAQDVPDGQIVSGSPEMPHRVWLKVQRILPRLPEMRKQIAALERRLDAQMREEEPGHDGR; translated from the coding sequence ATGACCCGGGTTTTCAGACTTTATGAGCTTGCAGAGGCCTGTGATGCCATAACAGCAGGCGATGCTTCCTTTGAGGTATCAGGAATTGCCCCGCTTGAAAGTGCGGGGCCAGGTGATCTGGCTCTGGCCATGAATGCACAATATTTGCGTCAGGCTGCCTCATCTTCTGCCGGAGCCTTTATTGTCGGGCCAGGGGCAGAATCTGTTCTGCCGGGACGGAACCTGATTCTTTCCAGCAGCCCTTACTGGGCTTTTGCAGCAATCCTCAAGTTGTTTTACCCCGATCCCGCTCCCTGCCACCGTATCCATGCCACAACGGTTGTGGGCCGGGATTTTATGTGCCGGGGCAGACTTTTCACGGATGCTTATGTTGTGATCGGTAATGGGGTGTCTGTGGGGGATGGCTGCAGGATAGGAGCCGGTACGGCGATCGGCGATGGTTGTATGCTGGGTGACCATTGCCGTATTTCTCCCAATGTCACACTGTATCCGGGAACCCGCATTGGCAACCGGGTTCGTATTCACAGTGGTTCTGTCATTGGTGCGGATGGTTTTGGTTTTGCCCCGAAGGATGGACAGTGGGAAAAAATACCTCATTCCGGTGCTGTGGAAATTGATGATGATGTGGAAATAGGAGCTGGCTCTACCCTGGACAGAGGGACTTTTGGCCTTACCCGTATTGGTAGGGGGGTGAAAATTGATGATCAGGTTCACATTGGTCACAATGTTTCCATAGGAGACCATAGTCTTCTGGTGGCTCAGGTGGGTATTGCCGGCAGTACGCGGGTTGGAAAGCATACTGTTCTGGCGGGTAAGGTAGGAGTTTCCGGGCATATTCATATAGGGGATGGCGTACAGGTTGGCCCTATGAGTGGTGTGGCACAGGATGTTCCCGATGGACAGATCGTCAGTGGAAGTCCGGAAATGCCCCATAGGGTATGGCTAAAAGTACAACGCATACTGCCACGACTTCCGGAAATGCGAAAACAGATTGCGGCACTGGAGCGAAGGCTTGATGCTCAGATGAGAGAAGAGGAACCCGGCCATGACGGTAGATGA
- the fabZ gene encoding 3-hydroxyacyl-ACP dehydratase FabZ, with protein sequence MTVDDKGLVTLELVDIMNYLPHRYPFLLVDRVVSLEVGKSICAIKNVTANEPYFSGHFPNFPIMPGVLILEAIGQAGGILAYASWPEDQRRFPLFFTGTDRARFRRKVVPGDQLCMDVELIKLKSRTVKMHGVATVNGAKAAEADFMAVLGD encoded by the coding sequence ATGACGGTAGATGATAAAGGGTTGGTGACGCTGGAGTTGGTTGACATAATGAACTATCTCCCCCATCGTTATCCTTTTCTTCTTGTGGATAGAGTGGTCTCGCTGGAGGTGGGAAAATCCATTTGTGCAATCAAAAATGTTACCGCAAATGAGCCTTATTTCAGCGGTCATTTTCCGAACTTTCCCATCATGCCCGGTGTACTGATTCTGGAAGCCATTGGTCAGGCAGGGGGGATTCTCGCTTACGCTTCATGGCCGGAAGACCAGAGACGCTTTCCGCTTTTTTTTACGGGTACGGACAGAGCGCGTTTTCGACGAAAGGTTGTTCCGGGCGATCAGCTCTGTATGGATGTGGAACTTATTAAATTGAAATCCAGAACAGTAAAGATGCATGGTGTGGCCACTGTCAATGGTGCAAAGGCCGCAGAGGCTGATTTTATGGCTGTTCTGGGGGATTAG
- the lpxA gene encoding acyl-ACP--UDP-N-acetylglucosamine O-acyltransferase, with product MAIHPTAIVDAGAEIGDNVEIGPFAIIKDNVCIGARTRIGAYVMIDHYTEIGPDCVIYPYAAVGGDPQDLKFRGEKSWLKVGRKTIIREFATLHRGTGLGGGLTSVGEENLLMAYCHVAHDCHTGKAVILSNNATLAGHVTLGDHVIVGGLAAVHQFVKVGNHAYIGGKSAVVKDIPPYVIASGDRATLHGLNKVGLRRREFPEESLKHLKQAYRILFRYGLTLKEGIERVRASVEPTPEVSAFIDFIKNSDRGITR from the coding sequence ATGGCTATTCATCCTACTGCCATAGTGGATGCAGGTGCAGAAATTGGCGATAATGTGGAAATTGGACCATTTGCCATTATAAAAGACAATGTATGTATTGGTGCCCGAACACGTATAGGTGCCTATGTAATGATTGATCACTACACGGAAATAGGCCCGGACTGTGTGATTTATCCTTATGCTGCGGTAGGTGGTGATCCTCAGGATCTTAAATTCCGGGGAGAAAAGTCATGGCTGAAGGTTGGCCGTAAGACCATTATCCGTGAATTTGCCACTCTGCACAGGGGAACAGGCCTGGGGGGAGGGCTTACTTCGGTCGGAGAAGAAAACCTTTTGATGGCTTATTGTCATGTAGCCCACGACTGCCACACGGGAAAGGCTGTCATACTGTCGAATAATGCCACGCTGGCAGGCCATGTTACCTTGGGAGATCATGTAATTGTGGGGGGACTTGCAGCCGTTCATCAGTTTGTCAAAGTGGGAAATCATGCATATATCGGCGGAAAGTCTGCCGTTGTGAAAGACATTCCCCCTTACGTGATAGCATCAGGAGATCGCGCTACCCTCCATGGTCTGAACAAGGTTGGCCTGCGCAGGCGAGAGTTCCCAGAAGAAAGTTTAAAACATTTGAAGCAGGCATACAGAATTCTTTTTCGGTATGGTCTAACCTTGAAAGAAGGGATTGAGAGGGTCCGGGCTAGCGTTGAGCCTACGCCGGAAGTCTCTGCCTTTATTGATTTTATTAAGAATTCGGACAGGGGCATAACCCGATGA